From Streptomyces sp. NBC_00370, a single genomic window includes:
- a CDS encoding LacI family DNA-binding transcriptional regulator, with translation MVGIKDVARQAGVSVGTVSNVINRPEMVSKETKERVQAVIKRLGYVRSESARQLRAGHSRIMALLVLDMGNPFFVDVARGAESAARGAGLGVMVCNSAQDPAEEATYLSLFVEHRVRGVLVTPVDSTGANLDALRQQEIPFVLVDRVAGEAEECSVSVDDTVGGALAGRHLIGAGHRTIAYISGPPHLQQVRDRRAGMLLALAEAGLPPEALLEIPADRLDVAAGRDAGARLLGLAPRPTAVFCANDLLALGVLQTVYAAGLAVPQDLAIVGYDDIEFAAAAAVPLTSVRQPAAAMGRLAADLLLEEIRAEGAGHEHQHVVLQPELVVRGSSRARR, from the coding sequence ATGGTCGGGATCAAGGATGTGGCACGGCAGGCCGGGGTCTCCGTCGGCACGGTGTCCAATGTGATCAACCGCCCCGAGATGGTGTCCAAGGAGACCAAGGAACGGGTCCAGGCCGTCATCAAACGCCTCGGCTACGTACGCAGCGAGTCCGCGAGACAGCTCCGGGCCGGACACAGCCGCATCATGGCGCTGCTGGTACTGGACATGGGCAACCCCTTCTTCGTGGACGTCGCACGCGGCGCCGAGTCGGCGGCGCGCGGCGCGGGACTCGGCGTCATGGTGTGCAACAGCGCCCAGGACCCGGCCGAGGAAGCGACGTACCTCTCGCTGTTCGTGGAGCACCGGGTGCGCGGCGTGCTGGTCACCCCCGTCGACTCGACCGGCGCCAACCTGGACGCGCTGCGCCAGCAGGAGATCCCCTTCGTGCTGGTGGACCGGGTGGCGGGGGAGGCCGAGGAGTGCTCGGTCTCGGTGGACGACACGGTCGGCGGCGCCCTCGCGGGACGGCATCTCATCGGCGCAGGACACCGCACCATCGCCTACATCAGCGGCCCGCCCCACCTCCAGCAGGTGCGCGACAGACGTGCGGGCATGCTGCTCGCCCTCGCCGAGGCGGGGCTGCCGCCCGAGGCGCTGCTGGAGATCCCCGCCGACCGGCTCGACGTGGCGGCGGGCCGCGACGCGGGCGCCCGGCTGCTCGGCCTCGCGCCGCGTCCGACCGCCGTGTTCTGCGCCAACGACCTGCTGGCCCTCGGCGTGCTCCAGACGGTGTACGCGGCGGGCCTCGCCGTGCCGCAGGATCTGGCCATCGTCGGGTACGACGACATCGAGTTCGCCGCTGCCGCCGCCGTACCGCTGACGTCGGTGCGCCAGCCGGCCGCCGCGATGGGGCGGCTCGCCGCCGATCTGCTGCTGGAGGAGATCCGCGCCGAAGGGGCGGGCCACGAGCACCAGCATGTGGTGCTCCAGCCCGAACTGGTCGTCAGAGGATCGAGCCGCGCCCGCCGTTGA
- a CDS encoding TIM barrel protein → MGYADQRFDVNLSILYTELPLLERPAAAAAAGFTAVELWWPWTDTPTPPQAELDALKKALDDAGTQLVGLNFYAGQLPGPDRGALSVPGEESDRFRANIEVAAEFAASVGCTALNALYGNRIDGVDPELQDALALENLVLAARAADRVGATLLVEALNKPESPRYPLVSAPSAVEVVDKVNAATGLGNASFLLDLYHLSMNGEDLAEVVDRYAGKAGHVQIADNPGRGAPGTGALPLQELLDRLRDAGYRGWVGLEYKPGDRPSAESFGWLPAEARAAR, encoded by the coding sequence ATGGGCTACGCAGACCAGCGCTTCGATGTGAACCTCTCGATCCTCTACACCGAGCTTCCGCTCCTGGAGCGCCCGGCGGCCGCCGCCGCAGCGGGCTTCACCGCGGTCGAGCTGTGGTGGCCCTGGACCGACACCCCCACCCCGCCGCAGGCCGAACTCGACGCCCTCAAGAAGGCGCTCGACGACGCGGGCACCCAGCTGGTCGGGCTGAACTTCTACGCGGGGCAGCTGCCGGGGCCCGACCGTGGCGCGCTCTCCGTGCCCGGCGAGGAGTCCGACCGCTTCCGCGCCAATATCGAGGTGGCGGCGGAGTTCGCCGCCTCCGTCGGCTGCACGGCGCTGAACGCGCTGTACGGGAACCGGATCGACGGCGTCGATCCCGAGCTCCAGGACGCACTCGCCCTGGAGAATCTGGTGCTCGCCGCGCGGGCGGCCGACCGGGTCGGCGCGACCCTGCTCGTCGAAGCCCTCAACAAGCCGGAGTCCCCGCGCTACCCGCTCGTGAGCGCGCCGTCGGCCGTCGAGGTGGTCGACAAGGTGAACGCGGCGACCGGCCTCGGCAACGCCTCGTTCCTGCTCGACCTCTACCACCTGTCGATGAACGGCGAGGACCTGGCCGAGGTCGTCGACCGCTACGCGGGCAAGGCCGGGCACGTACAGATCGCGGACAACCCGGGCCGTGGCGCGCCGGGCACCGGGGCGCTGCCGCTCCAGGAGCTGCTGGACCGGCTGCGCGACGCGGGGTACCGCGGCTGGGTCGGCCTGGAGTACAAGCCGGGCGACCGGCCGAGCGCCGAGTCCTTCGGCTGGCTGCCGGCCGAGGCGCGCGCGGCCCGCTGA
- a CDS encoding 2-hydroxy-3-oxopropionate reductase produces MSTLPKIAWIGLGIMGSPMSENLIKAGYQVTGYTLEQDKLDRLAAAGGAAAASIAEAVADADVIVTMVPASPQVEAIAYGDDGILAHARRGALLVDMSSITPQTSVDLAKAGAEKGIRVLDAPVSGGEAGAIEAVLSIMVGGGQADFDEAKPLLEALGKTIVLCGPHGSGQTVKAANQLIVAVNIQACAEAVVFLEKSGVDLSAALDVLNGGLAGSTVLTRKKDNFLNRDFKPGFRIDLHHKDMGIVTDAARNVGAALPVGAVVAQLVASLRAQGDGGLDHSALLRSVERLSGDQV; encoded by the coding sequence ATGAGCACGCTCCCCAAGATCGCATGGATAGGTCTCGGCATCATGGGCTCGCCCATGTCGGAGAACCTGATCAAGGCCGGTTACCAGGTGACCGGTTACACGCTGGAGCAGGACAAGCTGGACCGGCTGGCGGCGGCGGGCGGCGCCGCCGCCGCCTCGATCGCCGAGGCGGTCGCCGACGCCGATGTCATCGTCACCATGGTGCCCGCTTCGCCGCAGGTCGAGGCCATCGCGTACGGCGACGACGGCATCCTCGCGCACGCCAGGCGCGGCGCGCTGCTCGTCGACATGTCCTCGATCACCCCGCAGACGTCGGTCGATCTGGCCAAGGCCGGTGCGGAGAAGGGCATTCGCGTCCTCGACGCGCCGGTCTCCGGCGGCGAGGCCGGTGCGATCGAGGCCGTCCTGTCCATCATGGTCGGCGGCGGCCAGGCCGACTTCGACGAGGCGAAGCCGCTGCTGGAGGCCCTGGGCAAGACCATCGTGCTCTGCGGCCCGCACGGCTCGGGACAGACGGTGAAGGCCGCCAACCAGCTGATCGTGGCCGTCAACATCCAGGCGTGCGCCGAGGCCGTGGTCTTCCTGGAGAAGTCCGGTGTGGACCTGAGCGCCGCGCTGGACGTGCTGAACGGCGGTCTGGCCGGCTCGACCGTGCTGACCCGCAAGAAGGACAACTTCCTCAACCGCGACTTCAAGCCCGGCTTCCGGATCGATCTGCACCACAAGGACATGGGCATCGTCACCGACGCGGCCCGCAATGTCGGCGCGGCGCTGCCCGTCGGCGCAGTGGTGGCCCAACTGGTCGCGTCCCTGCGCGCGCAGGGCGACGGCGGCCTCGACCACTCCGCGCTGCTGCGCTCCGTCGAGCGCCTTTCCGGCGACCAGGTCTGA
- a CDS encoding catalase: MSKRVLTTESGAPVADNQNAATAGAGGPLLLQDQHLLEKLARFNRERIPERVVHARGSGAYGYFEVTDDVTAYTSADFLSAVGRRTETFARFSTVADSLGGADAVRDPRGFALKFYTEQGNYDLVGNNTPVFFVKDPVKFPDFIHSQKRDPFTGRQEPDNVWDFWAHSPEATHQVTWLMGDRGIPASYRHMNGYGSHTYQWTNAEGEAFFVKYHFKTNQGVRSLSAEQAAELVGRDANSHQTDLLQAIERGMNPSWTLHVQLMPAADAAHYRFNPFDLTKVWPHSDYPLRRVGRLVLDRNPDNVFAEVEQAAFSPNNFVPGIGPSPDKMLQGRLFAYADAHRYRLGVNHTQLAVNAPKAATVDNYGRDGVMAARRGGRHDKNYEPNSYAGPVQSDAALSAPYAVHGWTGTHPAPAHTKDDDFFQAGELYRLMSAEEKSRLVANIAGGLSQVSLDDVIEKNLAHFHAADQEYGKRVEEAVRALREE, from the coding sequence ATGTCGAAGCGCGTGCTTACGACCGAGTCAGGCGCCCCGGTCGCCGACAACCAGAACGCAGCGACCGCAGGCGCCGGCGGTCCCCTGCTCCTCCAGGACCAGCACCTGCTGGAGAAGCTCGCCCGCTTCAACCGCGAGCGCATCCCGGAGCGTGTCGTGCACGCACGCGGCTCCGGTGCCTACGGCTACTTCGAGGTGACCGACGACGTCACCGCGTACACCAGCGCCGACTTCCTGTCCGCCGTGGGCAGGCGCACCGAGACCTTCGCGCGCTTCTCCACCGTCGCCGACTCGCTGGGCGGCGCGGACGCGGTCCGCGACCCGCGTGGTTTCGCGCTGAAGTTCTACACCGAGCAGGGCAACTACGACCTGGTCGGCAACAACACCCCGGTGTTCTTCGTCAAGGACCCCGTCAAGTTCCCTGATTTCATCCACTCGCAGAAGCGCGACCCGTTCACGGGCCGTCAGGAGCCGGACAACGTCTGGGACTTCTGGGCGCATTCGCCCGAGGCGACCCACCAGGTGACATGGCTGATGGGCGACCGCGGTATCCCCGCCTCGTACCGGCACATGAACGGCTACGGCTCGCACACCTACCAGTGGACGAACGCGGAGGGCGAGGCCTTCTTCGTCAAGTACCACTTCAAGACCAACCAGGGCGTGCGCTCGCTGAGCGCCGAGCAGGCGGCGGAACTCGTCGGCAGGGATGCCAACTCCCACCAGACGGACCTGCTCCAGGCCATCGAGCGCGGAATGAATCCGTCCTGGACGTTGCACGTCCAGCTGATGCCGGCCGCCGACGCCGCCCACTACCGCTTCAACCCGTTCGACCTCACCAAGGTGTGGCCGCACAGCGACTATCCGCTGCGCCGGGTGGGCCGGCTGGTGCTCGACCGCAACCCCGACAACGTCTTCGCCGAGGTCGAGCAGGCGGCGTTCTCGCCGAACAACTTCGTTCCCGGCATCGGTCCTTCGCCGGACAAGATGCTCCAGGGCCGGCTGTTCGCGTACGCCGACGCCCACCGCTACCGGCTCGGCGTCAACCACACCCAGCTGGCCGTGAACGCGCCGAAGGCCGCCACCGTCGACAACTACGGCCGTGACGGTGTCATGGCCGCGCGCCGTGGCGGGCGGCACGACAAGAACTACGAGCCCAACTCGTACGCGGGGCCCGTGCAGAGCGACGCGGCGCTGTCCGCGCCGTACGCCGTGCACGGCTGGACCGGGACCCACCCGGCGCCCGCGCACACCAAGGACGACGACTTCTTCCAGGCCGGTGAGCTGTACCGGCTGATGTCGGCCGAGGAGAAGTCCCGGCTCGTCGCGAACATCGCCGGCGGGCTCTCGCAGGTCTCCCTGGACGATGTGATCGAGAAGAACCTGGCCCACTTCCACGCCGCCGACCAGGAGTACGGCAAGCGCGTCGAGGAAGCGGTACGCGCGCTGCGCGAGGAGTGA